Proteins from a genomic interval of Granulicella sp. L56:
- the rfaD gene encoding ADP-glyceromanno-heptose 6-epimerase — protein sequence MIIVTGGAGFIGSNLVHQLNQAGERDILVVDNLAPAPNLSGPKFLNLAGAEYADYMDKKEFRAALKAGDFEGAKIRAILHQGACSNTLEDDGRYMMDNNFTYSKELLHFALDRKIPLVYASTAAVYGASTEFREVPANERPLNVYGYSKLVFDNYLRRLLPEIKSTVVGLRYFNVYGPREQHKGRMASVIHHFTRQLKDIGTIRMFEGSGGYSNGEQRRDFVFVKDLARINMFFGGLLPDSPRKPVQAIVNAGTGEARTFKAVAEALMQVHGPGKIEYIPFPGDLKNRYQHYTQADVVGLRVAGYAAPFTSLEEGVKQTFIEEPAL from the coding sequence GTGATTATCGTGACCGGCGGAGCAGGCTTTATCGGCAGCAATCTTGTCCACCAACTGAATCAGGCTGGCGAACGCGACATTCTGGTCGTCGACAATCTCGCCCCTGCGCCTAATCTGAGTGGGCCTAAGTTCCTCAATCTTGCAGGGGCTGAGTACGCGGACTACATGGACAAGAAGGAGTTCCGCGCCGCGCTGAAGGCAGGAGACTTTGAGGGGGCAAAGATTCGCGCCATTTTGCATCAGGGCGCGTGCTCCAATACGCTCGAAGACGATGGGCGCTACATGATGGACAACAACTTCACCTACTCCAAGGAGTTGTTGCACTTCGCGTTAGACAGGAAGATTCCTCTTGTCTACGCCTCTACGGCGGCCGTCTATGGGGCGAGCACGGAGTTCAGAGAAGTTCCGGCGAACGAGCGGCCATTAAACGTCTATGGCTACTCGAAGCTGGTCTTCGATAATTACCTGCGCCGCCTGCTGCCAGAGATCAAGAGCACGGTCGTGGGCTTGCGCTACTTCAACGTCTACGGTCCGCGCGAACAGCACAAAGGACGCATGGCCAGCGTCATCCACCACTTCACCCGCCAACTGAAAGATATCGGGACGATCCGCATGTTCGAGGGCTCGGGTGGCTACAGCAATGGAGAGCAGCGGCGCGATTTTGTCTTTGTCAAAGATCTTGCGCGCATCAACATGTTCTTCGGAGGTCTGCTTCCCGATAGCCCTCGCAAGCCCGTGCAAGCGATCGTCAATGCCGGTACAGGGGAAGCGCGCACCTTCAAGGCGGTGGCAGAAGCCTTGATGCAGGTGCATGGTCCAGGGAAGATTGAATACATCCCTTTTCCCGGAGACCTCAAGAACCGATATCAGCACTATACGCAGGCTGATGTCGTCGGTCTCCGCGTTGCTGGATACGCCGCGCCTTTTACCTCGCTCGAAGAAGGTGTGAAGCAAACCTTTATCGAGGAACCAGCGCTCTAA
- the eda gene encoding bifunctional 4-hydroxy-2-oxoglutarate aldolase/2-dehydro-3-deoxy-phosphogluconate aldolase: MRKEEVLQSLREIGLVPVLRAESVDKALALAEAIAAGGVTVLEITMTVPGAIQVMRKLAEQRPDILIGAGTVLDAETARMCILEGAKFVVSPALNLQTIEMCHRYSIAVLPGALTPTEIVTAWQAGADVVKVFPASAMGGAKYLTALKGPLPQVDLIPTGGVSLATAAEFLSAGAFALGVGSDLVDAKAMAAGKPEVVTETARKYLVIVNEHRAGKKN; this comes from the coding sequence ATGCGTAAAGAAGAAGTATTGCAATCACTCCGCGAGATCGGTCTGGTACCGGTTCTCCGCGCGGAATCTGTAGATAAGGCCCTCGCCCTTGCCGAAGCCATCGCTGCCGGCGGAGTCACTGTGCTTGAGATCACCATGACCGTGCCTGGCGCGATCCAGGTGATGCGCAAACTGGCCGAGCAGCGCCCGGATATTCTTATCGGAGCCGGAACCGTGCTCGATGCTGAGACTGCGCGCATGTGCATCCTCGAAGGCGCAAAGTTTGTCGTCAGCCCTGCGCTCAATTTGCAGACCATTGAGATGTGCCATCGCTACTCCATCGCGGTGCTGCCTGGAGCGCTTACGCCGACTGAGATCGTTACGGCATGGCAGGCCGGAGCCGATGTGGTCAAGGTCTTTCCGGCAAGCGCCATGGGCGGAGCCAAGTACCTCACCGCACTCAAAGGACCTCTGCCTCAGGTGGATCTGATTCCGACTGGCGGCGTCTCTCTCGCCACTGCGGCCGAGTTCCTTAGCGCCGGGGCATTTGCTCTGGGCGTAGGGTCGGACCTTGTGGATGCGAAGGCCATGGCGGCGGGTAAGCCTGAGGTCGTTACCGAGACCGCCCGGAAGTATCTTGTCATCGTCAATGAGCATCGTGCCGGTAAAAAGAACTAA
- the kduI gene encoding 5-dehydro-4-deoxy-D-glucuronate isomerase, translated as MRLYQMADAVRYEMMNADELRETFLLEGLFQPGEIEFAYVDLDRTVIGSAVPTKAALKLETEPELRADYFLERRELGVLNVGGAGSVTVDGKTFDLDKLDCLYVGRGSKEVSFTSKDAKNPANFYLLSYPAHAEYPTATVKFADLKGLELGSVETCNKRTIYKAIYKQGIKSCQLVMGFTLLASGSNWNTMPAHTHMRRSEVYFYFDVDPAHRVFHLMGPPDATSHLVIADKEVVVSPGWSIHAGVGTKNYGFCWGMGGENQAYDDMDGVAIAELK; from the coding sequence ATGAGGTTGTATCAAATGGCGGACGCCGTCCGGTACGAGATGATGAATGCCGACGAACTGCGTGAGACGTTTCTGCTGGAAGGGCTCTTCCAGCCCGGCGAAATCGAATTTGCGTATGTCGATCTCGATCGCACGGTCATCGGCTCCGCGGTGCCGACCAAGGCCGCGCTCAAGCTCGAAACCGAGCCTGAGCTGCGCGCCGATTATTTTCTGGAGCGTCGCGAGCTTGGCGTGCTCAACGTGGGTGGTGCTGGCTCGGTGACGGTTGACGGTAAGACCTTCGATCTCGACAAGCTAGACTGCCTCTACGTTGGACGCGGCTCGAAGGAGGTTTCGTTCACCAGCAAGGATGCGAAGAATCCCGCGAACTTCTACTTGCTCAGCTATCCTGCGCATGCCGAGTATCCGACGGCGACGGTGAAGTTTGCCGACCTTAAGGGGCTTGAGTTGGGGAGTGTGGAGACATGCAATAAGCGCACAATCTACAAGGCGATCTACAAACAGGGAATCAAGAGCTGCCAGCTTGTCATGGGCTTCACGCTGCTCGCCTCGGGCAGCAACTGGAACACCATGCCCGCGCACACGCACATGCGCCGCAGTGAGGTTTACTTCTACTTCGATGTTGACCCCGCGCACCGCGTATTTCACCTGATGGGACCGCCGGACGCCACCAGCCACCTGGTGATCGCGGACAAGGAAGTGGTGGTCTCGCCGGGCTGGTCGATTCATGCCGGTGTCGGCACGAAGAACTATGGCTTCTGCTGGGGCATGGGCGGAGAGAACCAGGCGTACGACGATATGGATGGCGTAGCCATCGCGGAGCTTAAGTAA
- a CDS encoding sugar kinase produces MAAGKSANSLVLRSKDECKWDLVSLGEVMLRLDPGDVRVATARQFNVWEGGGEYNVARGLRRCFGLKTTIVTALADNPVGRLLEDLMLQGGVDQSHVVWTKYDGVGRTTRNGLNFTERGFGVRAALGCSDRGNTAVSQLKPGQIDWDEIFGKEGARWLHTGGIFCALSETTPEVAKEAMLAARKHGTIISYDLNYRDSLWKSIGGKARATEVNRELANYVDVMIGNEEDFTAALGFEIEGAGDDLAELDTGSFRRMIEKAVTTFPNFKAVGTTLRHAKTATVNDWGAVCYYDGAFHEARPMPDLEIFDRVGGGDSFASGLIYGFLDEKGADWAVNCGCAHGALAMTTPGDTTMATFDEVQRVMKGSGARVQR; encoded by the coding sequence ATGGCAGCAGGGAAGTCGGCAAATAGTCTCGTCCTTCGTTCGAAGGATGAATGCAAGTGGGATCTGGTTAGTCTTGGCGAAGTGATGCTTCGGCTCGATCCCGGCGATGTGCGTGTAGCTACGGCACGTCAGTTCAACGTGTGGGAGGGTGGCGGCGAGTACAACGTAGCTCGTGGCCTGCGCCGCTGCTTCGGTCTGAAGACGACTATTGTCACCGCGCTTGCCGATAATCCTGTAGGCCGCCTGCTCGAAGACCTGATGTTGCAGGGCGGTGTCGATCAGTCGCACGTCGTTTGGACGAAGTATGACGGCGTTGGCCGCACTACGCGCAATGGGTTGAACTTTACCGAGCGCGGCTTCGGTGTTCGCGCTGCTCTTGGCTGCTCTGACCGTGGCAACACCGCAGTCAGCCAGTTGAAGCCCGGTCAGATCGACTGGGATGAGATCTTCGGCAAAGAGGGCGCACGCTGGCTGCATACTGGCGGCATCTTCTGCGCGCTCAGTGAGACGACGCCTGAGGTCGCCAAAGAGGCGATGCTCGCTGCACGCAAGCACGGCACCATCATCAGCTACGACCTTAACTACCGCGACTCTCTGTGGAAGTCGATTGGCGGCAAGGCTCGCGCCACCGAAGTGAACCGCGAACTCGCAAATTACGTCGATGTCATGATTGGCAACGAAGAGGACTTTACTGCTGCACTGGGCTTTGAGATCGAAGGCGCAGGCGACGACCTCGCCGAACTCGACACCGGCAGCTTCCGCCGCATGATCGAGAAGGCAGTGACTACCTTCCCCAATTTCAAGGCAGTGGGGACTACGCTGCGCCATGCAAAGACGGCCACCGTTAACGATTGGGGCGCTGTCTGCTATTACGATGGGGCCTTTCATGAAGCGCGTCCCATGCCCGACCTAGAGATCTTCGACCGTGTCGGCGGCGGCGACTCCTTCGCTTCGGGGTTGATTTACGGCTTCCTCGACGAGAAGGGTGCCGACTGGGCGGTCAACTGCGGCTGCGCTCATGGTGCTCTTGCTATGACTACTCCGGGGGACACCACCATGGCTACCTTCGACGAAGTGCAGCGCGTGATGAAGGGCAGCGGAGCCAGAGTGCAGCGGTAG
- the hldE gene encoding bifunctional D-glycero-beta-D-manno-heptose-7-phosphate kinase/D-glycero-beta-D-manno-heptose 1-phosphate adenylyltransferase HldE, which yields MLPELHSVLNLLEGGFSQLKVLVIGDIMLDRYIHGDVDRISPEAPVPVIRHAQRYERAGGAANVAMNLAGLGCQAILSGFWGSDMEQGELAAILDHAGVDTVGVVTSSQPTISKTRIVGRNQQLLRLDIESRDTPPEIELRRLIDRATELVSKVHAVVLSDYAKGALTNQLCAAVINAARIAKIPILADPKTPDFSKYKGATTVCPNLGELSLATGVSAHQTDAILTAAQPLISENDFQYLTVTMSEKGITLLRRDSSFHSPARAREVFDVSGAGDTVIATLAACLAGGLQIETAIELANLAAGIVVGKVGTVPIAGHELVAVLTPSSGVTAGEKILDLDHAKNRVAEWRASGETIVFTNGCFDLLHVGHITLLEDCRRFGSKLVLGLNADASICRLKGPSRPIVGERERARVMAALAAVDAVVLFEEDTPVELIRALRPNVLVKGGDYTVETVVGHEDVIAAGGRVEIVPTVEGFSTTNIVKKLTANNAQSEEN from the coding sequence ATGTTGCCCGAACTCCACTCCGTTCTGAACCTTCTCGAAGGTGGCTTCAGCCAACTTAAAGTACTGGTCATCGGCGACATAATGCTCGACCGCTATATTCACGGCGATGTCGACCGCATCTCTCCCGAAGCTCCGGTGCCGGTGATCCGCCATGCTCAACGTTATGAGCGTGCTGGCGGCGCTGCCAATGTGGCCATGAACCTGGCCGGGCTAGGTTGCCAGGCGATCCTCAGTGGCTTCTGGGGCAGCGATATGGAGCAGGGCGAGCTCGCTGCCATTCTCGACCACGCCGGTGTGGATACTGTGGGCGTAGTTACGAGTTCGCAGCCGACCATCTCCAAGACCCGCATCGTCGGACGCAACCAGCAACTGTTGCGTCTCGACATCGAGAGCCGCGATACGCCGCCGGAGATTGAATTGAGAAGGCTGATTGACCGCGCTACGGAGCTGGTCAGCAAAGTCCACGCCGTGGTGCTCTCGGACTACGCCAAGGGCGCGCTTACCAATCAGCTATGTGCTGCCGTGATTAATGCTGCTCGCATTGCCAAAATTCCCATTCTTGCCGATCCGAAAACGCCTGATTTCAGCAAGTACAAGGGAGCGACCACGGTTTGCCCGAACCTTGGCGAACTGTCGCTCGCCACAGGCGTCTCCGCACACCAGACCGATGCCATACTGACGGCTGCTCAACCGCTGATCTCCGAAAATGACTTCCAATATTTAACCGTCACCATGAGCGAGAAGGGAATTACGCTGCTTCGCCGTGACAGCAGTTTTCATTCTCCGGCGCGGGCCCGCGAGGTCTTTGACGTCTCCGGTGCGGGGGACACCGTCATTGCTACTCTGGCTGCGTGCCTCGCCGGTGGGCTTCAGATCGAGACTGCCATCGAGCTTGCCAATCTTGCTGCGGGCATCGTCGTCGGCAAGGTGGGAACGGTTCCTATCGCCGGACACGAACTGGTGGCTGTGCTCACTCCCAGTTCCGGGGTTACGGCGGGAGAGAAGATCCTCGATCTGGACCATGCCAAAAATCGCGTCGCCGAGTGGCGCGCTTCGGGCGAGACGATCGTCTTCACCAACGGCTGCTTCGATCTTCTTCATGTCGGCCACATTACGCTGCTCGAAGATTGCCGCCGTTTCGGCTCGAAGCTTGTCCTTGGCCTGAATGCAGATGCGTCGATCTGCCGTCTGAAAGGGCCGTCGCGGCCTATCGTCGGCGAACGCGAGCGGGCCCGCGTCATGGCTGCCCTGGCTGCCGTGGATGCGGTCGTTCTCTTTGAAGAAGACACTCCGGTTGAACTGATTCGTGCGCTTCGGCCCAATGTTCTGGTTAAGGGCGGCGACTACACCGTTGAAACCGTTGTCGGCCATGAAGACGTTATCGCTGCCGGAGGGCGCGTCGAGATCGTCCCTACTGTCGAAGGTTTCTCTACGACGAACATCGTCAAAAAACTTACCGCGAACAACGCGCAAAGCGAGGAGAACTAA
- a CDS encoding Ig-like domain repeat protein codes for MERLPPAGSVGYLGVTLPMGQQSIPPPSRRLPLSFGVVLLLFFFALFGHAQIPATTVPLILPSAIVYDAAGNLYIAETGNHVVRKVDTAGNITTIAGPGTQGFSGDNGPASAALLDSPQGLALAASNLYIADTHNHRIRRVDLSSGTITTIAGSTPGFGGDNGPATAAQLNLPTALALDGSNNLYIADTQNHRIRKLNLTTGQISTMAGNGTQGYSGDGGPATAAAIDSPAGLAVDANQNLYLADTHNHRIRKISAATGRITTIAGASAGFSGDNGTASAARFSLPHGLSIDGAGNLYIADTANHRIRRIDATTGAITTIAGDGTQGFSGDGGPATAASLDSPRATNLTATGVATLTDTANERVRQLDTQPAPDIHTIAGLTTTPINTLTLTAPATIVYGSGQLTATLASSSATGSITFTLLDPKTATGTTLETAPLTANTATFDTSALSVGSYSVLASYVGDQPSSQSQPLTFSITPRPLVATPDPVTLLYGQPIPALTGRLSGDLPQDDANLTATFTAPVAVFAPVATYPITSALMGMAAKNYSFTAVPASVTIAPAPTIATLTPSATSIIAGAPLTLTASAAPTTAGTPTGAITFKDGATAIFTGTNPATYTTSTLALGAHTLTTLYAGDRNFIASASNSLQIIVVAAPPNAADFSFTPSGPTSQTIPSGGSANFNFTLQIQGAALSSPITLAASGLPPLATASFNPAYLPPGATPYSFTLTINTPQTTALGRGLRSPLLGLLLFPFLGIALRKRVRGNFLSFVACAVIVSGLTFCSGCGDRVNTGSGSASPPKAYTITVTGTATTPAGGTIQHSTTVNLLVESSD; via the coding sequence ATGGAACGGCTTCCACCCGCAGGGTCTGTAGGGTATCTTGGGGTTACACTCCCCATGGGCCAGCAGAGCATCCCGCCGCCATCGCGCCGCCTTCCCCTTTCGTTCGGGGTGGTGCTCCTGCTGTTTTTCTTCGCCTTATTTGGACACGCCCAAATTCCGGCGACTACAGTTCCGCTCATTCTTCCGTCGGCCATTGTTTACGACGCCGCAGGCAATCTCTACATCGCTGAGACGGGCAACCATGTTGTCCGCAAAGTGGATACGGCAGGGAACATCACCACGATTGCGGGCCCCGGAACGCAGGGATTCAGTGGCGATAATGGTCCGGCGAGTGCCGCGCTTCTGGATTCTCCGCAAGGTCTTGCGCTTGCGGCGAGTAATCTCTATATCGCGGATACGCACAACCACCGGATCCGCAGGGTCGACCTTAGCAGCGGCACGATCACTACCATCGCGGGTTCGACCCCTGGCTTCGGCGGCGACAATGGCCCGGCCACGGCGGCGCAACTGAATCTTCCTACTGCGTTGGCGCTCGATGGCAGCAATAACCTCTACATCGCCGATACGCAGAACCATCGCATTCGCAAGCTCAATCTGACCACCGGCCAGATCAGCACCATGGCAGGCAACGGCACGCAGGGCTATAGCGGCGATGGTGGCCCAGCGACAGCAGCCGCCATCGACTCTCCCGCCGGGCTGGCTGTGGATGCAAATCAAAATCTCTATCTGGCCGATACGCACAACCATCGCATCCGAAAAATCTCGGCGGCTACCGGAAGGATCACCACGATTGCAGGTGCGTCCGCAGGCTTCAGCGGCGACAACGGCACGGCCTCTGCGGCGCGCTTCTCGCTTCCGCATGGCCTCAGCATCGATGGGGCGGGGAACCTTTACATTGCCGATACCGCTAACCACCGCATCCGCCGCATCGACGCTACTACTGGTGCCATCACCACCATTGCCGGCGATGGCACGCAAGGCTTCAGCGGCGATGGGGGGCCAGCGACGGCAGCCAGCCTTGACTCTCCCCGCGCTACCAACCTTACGGCGACTGGCGTTGCGACCCTTACCGATACTGCGAATGAGCGCGTCCGCCAGCTCGACACGCAGCCTGCTCCTGATATTCATACCATCGCCGGACTCACGACCACACCGATCAACACGCTTACGCTTACCGCTCCGGCTACCATCGTCTACGGCAGCGGACAGCTCACGGCCACGCTTGCGTCGTCTAGCGCAACCGGCTCGATCACCTTTACGCTGCTCGATCCGAAGACGGCCACGGGCACGACTCTTGAAACCGCGCCGCTCACTGCCAACACGGCTACCTTTGATACGAGTGCTCTTTCGGTGGGGAGCTACAGCGTGCTCGCCTCCTACGTTGGGGATCAGCCCTCATCGCAAAGCCAGCCGCTGACGTTCAGCATCACGCCTCGCCCGCTGGTTGCTACGCCGGACCCTGTCACACTGCTCTACGGCCAGCCTATTCCTGCGTTAACGGGAAGGCTTTCCGGCGATCTGCCCCAGGACGACGCCAATCTTACCGCTACATTTACCGCGCCTGTCGCAGTCTTTGCGCCGGTCGCGACTTACCCCATCACCTCTGCGCTGATGGGAATGGCTGCAAAGAACTACAGCTTCACCGCCGTGCCTGCAAGTGTAACCATCGCCCCTGCTCCCACCATTGCGACGCTCACACCGTCGGCTACCTCGATCATCGCCGGAGCACCGCTGACGCTCACCGCCAGCGCTGCGCCAACTACGGCAGGGACTCCTACCGGCGCTATCACTTTCAAGGACGGAGCGACTGCCATCTTTACGGGAACCAATCCCGCGACCTATACCACCAGCACGCTCGCTCTCGGTGCGCACACGCTTACCACGCTTTATGCCGGAGATCGAAATTTCATCGCCAGTGCTTCCAATTCTTTGCAGATTATCGTGGTCGCCGCACCTCCTAACGCTGCCGACTTTAGCTTCACTCCCAGCGGACCGACCTCGCAGACCATTCCCTCGGGCGGTTCGGCTAACTTCAACTTCACGCTGCAAATTCAGGGCGCTGCGCTTTCGAGCCCGATCACACTGGCTGCGAGCGGCCTTCCTCCGCTGGCGACAGCCTCGTTCAATCCTGCGTACCTGCCTCCTGGAGCGACGCCCTATAGCTTTACGTTGACGATCAACACGCCGCAGACTACGGCGCTTGGCAGAGGACTCAGAAGCCCACTGCTTGGTCTTTTGCTTTTTCCCTTCTTGGGCATCGCGTTGCGCAAGCGAGTTCGCGGCAATTTTCTGAGCTTCGTTGCCTGCGCCGTGATCGTCAGTGGGCTTACATTTTGTTCCGGCTGTGGAGACCGGGTGAACACGGGAAGCGGCTCTGCCAGCCCGCCTAAGGCTTACACGATCACCGTTACTGGAACGGCTACCACTCCTGCCGGAGGCACGATCCAGCATTCCACCACGGTCAACCTGCTCGTAGAGTCCTCCGACTAG
- a CDS encoding dihydrodipicolinate synthase family protein — translation MLLEGLHLPLTTPFYPDGRLNLRKLEHNVAAYSKSPVSAIAVLSRHGEPTMLSDEETRQTLQIAIEAAASEKVMLAGISRDSVHETLAIADHAAALAYDAALVAPPSFLQAVAAARQAKELLTYFQAVADRAALPIVLDATGASLPIEIVIELAGHPRILGLVDGKLTSERVAELKRVTAAIKRDVTVTPVFAAVTGRMLAPQQAASTLSTGGGAALTVLSATPGIKTRIKGVGFQILAGNTVTMLDALLAGAVGAMPAFAACAPQATYEVIAAWKDGDRGLAEEKQQRLQAAAKYIEEEVGTAAIKFGCDLNGYFGGLPRLPLLPPSGEDRTQIESLLQGLRN, via the coding sequence ATGCTGCTTGAAGGCCTTCATCTCCCTCTGACCACGCCCTTTTATCCCGATGGTCGATTGAACCTCCGCAAACTCGAACACAACGTAGCCGCCTACTCCAAGAGTCCGGTCTCGGCCATCGCCGTGCTGAGCCGTCATGGCGAGCCCACAATGCTCTCGGACGAGGAGACGCGGCAGACTCTGCAAATTGCTATCGAAGCCGCTGCTTCTGAGAAGGTCATGCTCGCTGGAATTTCGCGCGACAGCGTTCACGAGACGCTTGCGATTGCTGACCACGCTGCGGCCCTCGCTTATGATGCTGCGCTGGTCGCGCCGCCGTCATTTTTGCAAGCGGTGGCTGCTGCGCGTCAGGCAAAAGAGTTGCTGACTTATTTCCAGGCCGTTGCTGATCGTGCGGCACTGCCCATTGTGCTCGACGCAACTGGCGCGAGCCTGCCGATTGAGATTGTGATCGAGCTTGCAGGTCATCCACGCATTCTCGGGCTGGTCGACGGCAAGCTGACCTCGGAACGCGTTGCGGAACTTAAGCGGGTGACAGCCGCCATCAAGCGCGATGTTACCGTGACCCCGGTCTTTGCGGCGGTAACTGGACGAATGCTGGCTCCGCAGCAAGCCGCGTCGACGCTCTCGACTGGCGGCGGTGCTGCGCTTACGGTGCTTTCGGCTACACCGGGGATCAAGACTCGCATCAAGGGTGTGGGCTTTCAGATTCTGGCGGGGAACACTGTGACCATGCTCGATGCGTTGCTGGCCGGTGCCGTTGGCGCGATGCCTGCGTTTGCGGCGTGTGCGCCGCAGGCTACCTACGAGGTCATCGCCGCATGGAAGGATGGCGACCGCGGGCTCGCCGAAGAGAAGCAGCAGCGTCTGCAGGCGGCGGCAAAATATATCGAAGAAGAGGTAGGGACCGCCGCGATCAAATTCGGCTGCGACCTGAATGGCTACTTCGGTGGACTGCCTCGTCTGCCGCTGTTGCCACCAAGTGGCGAAGATCGCACACAAATTGAGTCGCTGCTGCAAGGTCTGCGCAACTGA
- a CDS encoding glycosyltransferase family 9 protein, with the protein MPSSTKRVLIYRLGSLGDTLVALPALHLAARAFPDAERRMLTNFPVNVKAPPAAAILENSGLVKSYYRYSVGTRNPRELFSLWWQIVRWRPEVLVYIGGSRGVESARRDAKFFRLCGIRRLIGIPVTEDMQKNRWQEAEQALEPEGARLVRNLAELGDGRLDDPESWDLGLTPEEQATAAEALRPAGDLPMIAVSVGTKVQSKDWGRDNWRALLAKVAALYPGHALTLSGSPPESEASEFAADGWREAGGGPVINLCGKLTPRESAAAFAHARLFIGHDSGPMHLAAAVQTPCVAIFAARNKPRVWFPYGRQHRIVYHQTDCWGCGLETCIVERKKCITSITVEEVLTNIRDIIGTD; encoded by the coding sequence ATGCCATCCTCGACAAAACGAGTTCTCATCTATCGACTTGGCAGCCTGGGAGACACGCTCGTCGCGCTTCCGGCCCTTCATCTTGCCGCGCGCGCCTTCCCCGATGCCGAACGCCGCATGTTGACGAACTTCCCGGTCAACGTGAAAGCGCCGCCTGCCGCTGCCATTCTGGAGAACAGTGGCCTGGTAAAGAGCTATTATCGTTACTCGGTAGGCACACGGAATCCTCGTGAGCTGTTCTCGCTGTGGTGGCAGATCGTTCGATGGCGGCCTGAAGTCCTGGTCTATATCGGAGGTTCGCGGGGCGTCGAGTCGGCACGGCGCGATGCGAAGTTCTTTCGGCTCTGCGGTATCCGCCGCCTTATCGGAATTCCGGTAACTGAAGACATGCAGAAGAATCGCTGGCAGGAGGCTGAACAGGCGCTCGAGCCTGAGGGTGCGCGGCTGGTCCGCAATCTGGCAGAACTTGGCGATGGCCGCCTTGACGATCCTGAGAGTTGGGACCTGGGGCTCACACCGGAGGAGCAGGCCACCGCTGCCGAGGCTCTTCGTCCGGCGGGAGATCTTCCCATGATCGCTGTCAGCGTCGGCACGAAGGTGCAATCAAAGGACTGGGGCCGCGATAACTGGCGTGCTCTGCTGGCTAAGGTCGCTGCGCTCTATCCCGGCCACGCCCTGACGTTGAGCGGTTCGCCGCCAGAGAGCGAGGCCAGCGAGTTTGCTGCCGATGGTTGGCGCGAGGCGGGCGGGGGGCCGGTCATTAACCTCTGCGGCAAGCTCACTCCGCGCGAGAGCGCTGCGGCTTTTGCTCATGCACGTCTTTTTATCGGCCATGACAGCGGGCCGATGCATCTTGCTGCTGCTGTGCAGACTCCGTGTGTCGCTATCTTCGCCGCACGAAATAAACCCCGTGTCTGGTTTCCTTACGGCAGGCAGCATCGTATTGTCTATCACCAGACCGACTGCTGGGGCTGCGGTCTGGAGACATGTATCGTCGAGCGCAAGAAGTGCATCACATCGATCACCGTTGAAGAAGTCCTTACCAACATTCGTGACATCATAGGCACTGACTAG
- a CDS encoding Dps family protein, protein MKKSNGSKENLKSRQEAPLATPTDVKAAATKDITAAMNGILADVFALYLKTKNFHWHMSGPHFRDYHLLLDEQGDQLFAMTDPIAERVRKIGGTTLRSTGQIARLQRISDNDANYVEPADMLAELREDNQDLTKRLREAHGTCDDHGDVATASLIENWIDETERRTWFLFETSRRGDSTGH, encoded by the coding sequence ATGAAGAAATCGAATGGATCAAAGGAAAACCTGAAGAGCAGGCAGGAAGCGCCGCTCGCCACTCCAACCGACGTGAAGGCGGCGGCCACAAAGGACATTACAGCCGCCATGAATGGAATTTTGGCGGATGTCTTCGCGCTTTATCTGAAGACCAAAAACTTTCACTGGCATATGAGCGGACCGCATTTTCGCGACTATCACCTGTTGCTCGATGAGCAGGGTGACCAACTCTTTGCCATGACAGATCCGATTGCCGAACGCGTTCGCAAGATAGGCGGAACAACGCTGAGGTCGACCGGCCAGATCGCCCGGTTGCAGCGAATCTCCGATAACGATGCCAACTATGTCGAGCCGGCGGATATGCTCGCCGAGTTGCGCGAAGACAACCAGGACTTGACCAAGCGCCTGCGCGAGGCCCATGGCACCTGCGACGATCACGGCGATGTCGCCACGGCCAGCCTGATCGAAAACTGGATCGACGAAACCGAACGGCGTACTTGGTTCCTGTTTGAAACAAGCCGCCGTGGAGACTCGACCGGGCACTAA